The Cottoperca gobio chromosome 5, fCotGob3.1, whole genome shotgun sequence region GCCGAGCGCTGCTACTATGAGATAGAGGTGGAAGGAGGTAAGGCTGAGATTGCTCTCGCCTACAAACGGATGAACAGGAAATCTCGCACCAAACTGTCGGCTTTTGGGGGCAATGCATATTCCTGGAGTCTTGATCGCTCCACAAGCTACTCTGTGAGCCACAGAGCTGACAGCATCCAGCTCACAACATACCCGAGTCATCACAGGCTCGGCGTTTATATGAAGTTTAAAGAGGGAACTCTGTCATTCTACGAGGTGTCGGACAGTATGAAGTTTCTTTACAAGCTTGAAGCTGAGTTCACAGAGCCTCTGTATCCGGGCTTCTGGCTGGGGGAGAAATGTTGCATCAGGATCTGTGATTTGAGACAACCTGAGAGAAGTAGAAATGGATCGAGTTAGCCCGCTACAGCGGTCACAGTTCTTTGCAATGGCAACAGTACGCATACAAAAGGGCATCCCTCTGACTATCCTGCTATgttgatttaaatgaaaatgtccGTTTTAATCTCATTCTTTTATTCATAACCATGACTGAATCATGTGttcttctttttaatgttttctgaaGCTTGGTTGTCTTCCACATGTGGGGTTGTCTAATATAAAGAAGCTAAACAATAGTCTTCATTATGTTGTATTACATTTCTTCTAGTGAATACTCTGCCTtgtaatatgatatgaaaccaTATAATAAgtagtataataatattaatatctatCTAATGTTAGAAACATGAAAGCAACATGTGTGAGATTTATAGACCTGCCAAAGAGCCAGAGACGCTCGTAAGCCTGGTGAAATATGAAAGAAACCCCAAAGATGCTAGTGTCGGCAAAAAACCCAAGATCATCCCACATGTGAGACCTTTATAAAAGAGCTGACAAGAAAGTTGAGGGTATTTGAGTTAGAAGAAGTCCTGACTCTTATTCTGGCCCAGACTTGAACTTCTTTCCTCCGACAATTACACAGCAGATCCCTTTGAGCCTTCTGGAGCCACAGTATGTGTTCGGTATAGCAAAAGGGACAAAATGACGCATTTGTGTTCACTGGAAGGAACAGAAATATGGTGGAAAGGGAAACCATTGAACCACATATCCATCCTCATACACAATATCCTTGTGTCTTTATGCCTCCGTGTGGCGACAGCCCGTCATATTTTTGGGTTGTCTGTATCATTGTCGTGAACGCGATATCACAGAAACACCTTCAGGGGAAAAAAACTTTGATTTAAGAATTAAATGATTCAACTCGAACAACCGAGGCATACAACTGTAAGGCGGTAATTCTATATTATTGTGAAATCACTTTGAATTTAAACTTTCTCAGATAGATGAGGGGCCCCCTTGGGTTTCCCTGGGACCTCTGCAGGTGCCAACTCCACATTTAGGGAACCACTGTCTTAAAGTTCAGCTAAAGTAGCTTCATCTTGATACATCAAACTCAACTGAActtatgaaataaatgtaattcaaaTAAACCTATATTATTTTCATGTCATGTCTAATCATATCTGCACAGTCTGAGCCTATTATACTGTTCAATGttgttactgtacatataaccAAATGTATATGCTGTTCATACCATTACTGTTTGCATATCCAATCTGCATGTGCACTCTGTTACAAATGTATAGTAGTTTATAGCGTCACTCAATGCactctgtatataatatatcacaTTGTACACTTCTGGTTAGACactaactgcatttcattggcttGTACCTGTACTCTGCCAATGACAATGaagttgaatctaatctaatttaaatgtaaagttgcttttattctgaaaataatcAGTAGCAGGGTGACGTGGGTAACTgattatatttatctttatttaattctgTATCATTTTCAATAAGAAACAGACGATATACATCCCCAATGGAAGAAAAGGTCCAGAAATCCGACAGCAGCTTGTCCActcttttttattaatatttttggtGATGttcacaattttctttttacaataatTTTCAGTATCATACAATCATAATAtgactgaggagagagagagaagctgtaaAGGGACATTTATAAACgtgtctcctctacagacagtgCTTACAACGTGTGCTCAATAAGGCCCTGCAccaacaggtaataagaaggaATCtacacacctacagtatatagtaaaacacacacacacacacacacacgcattcattaaatgtacacacacacacacacacacacacacacacacacactccagcacTTGTAAGGAAGTCGTATCTTCCCTTTGGCTGTAAGAGGGCAGGTCCTAATCATTGCTAACTGACACTTATGTGTCAAACTTAATTATTCTGCAGTTAATAACTTCATATTGCTTTTACACTATgaggacaacaaaacaaatgctaaCTTTTTTTTGCAGTCCTAGTGAAAAAAGTGCATTAATCACATTCATTATTACTTTATGTTGCATTTACTGCTATAACAGTTACTTTTTAAGACATTGATATACTTCACAAAATCTATCTTCAGAATAGTTTGATGACAGAAGATTATTTACAGACTTGAACAACAGAGGTATCTCTACATGATGCACTCAGCAGGAACTGAGTGCCTGGCTCACACGGACTAAAACAAGACAAGAGATAAAACAAGACCTAAAGTTTAGAGCCACACTAGCAGTCCATCAAGACAGCGATgctctctacacacacaaattaattgTTGAATAGATGAAAAATGAAGAGACAAATCTACCCCTAAAGGGGCCAAAAATGTACAATTTTGAATTTTGGACCTTAGTGTTTGCATACAAAGTTAGACAGAGACATACTTTGATTATTTTGAGAAACATCCTGTCATGAACTAAAGTGTCGTACAAGAGGAAAGTTTGATCGGCTAGACGGTGTTGTGGTAAagtcgattagtcgactaattggtcAGTCTTGGTGGTCaactaagatttctttagtcaAAAAGGcccagttgtttttttaaagctgaatGACTTATGTACAGGAAACACATCTCgagtaaacacaagatttaaagtgcttgcacgagaaactcagttttacaggtctgtcaataaaaacaactaatcGATCAGTCGACAAAATCGTATGAGTGTTAGTCGACTATTAATGTCTGACGGCCCCAAAACGCAGGTGGTGCTAGTGTGGCTGAAAACGAGCAGAGCAGTAAAGCTAAAGGTGAGACAGGTGAGTGGACGTCACAGCAGGTGCAGCCAGAAGAACACAACAGAGATCAAGCTGCTGCCCACACAAGACTTCCCATCACCTCCACCTCTCAGCTGCATTTTCACATCCCACAACAAGAATTAGCTACACAAACGACAAAATAGatatgtctttaaatatacaattgAAATAAGTAtcacacaagaagaagaagacaaaatatacagtatatatatatatatatatatactggtcACTTTTAAAAGATAAATCTTTGTTGTTcatcacacctacacacactgcaaatatacagtaatataaatatagtccATTTAAACCTTAACACCATGGctttgaatattgtgataaaaaaataaataaaggtattCTCTTCCATGTAACAGCAACTTGAATGTGCTCAGTTTTATTCACTACCAGTGTGTACAGGTTTACGGAAATGTGCCGTCGTATTGTAACTTTATCAGTTCAACCAGGAGTAAAAGATCTTCATCACAAAGGAACATCAATAACACTTCATGAGGTTTATTATTCCACAAATATACTGAAAGATTGTGCATTTTAtcatatgtgtgcatgttatgTCCAAGGCTCACAGAAGTTCATACTAACTTTGTGTTTAATATTCCATGATTTGGATTTTTgttgtttaagtttaaattctatTTCATATTCATTATGTTTTGGTCCATATTGAACATAGTTTGTGCTCCAATAGAAATTAAGAATATAATTCCGCGTGTGCAAAAATACCATACGTTAACAATTAGGGTTAGTAATTCACTTGTGCACAATAATTGTGTGAAATCTCTTTTGTGCTTTTGTAGCATTTGTAGGAAGAAAGTCAAAACTGCATGACGCGAGGAATGGATATTTGTATCAAATTCACATGAACAAACTGTGCTTTCTGTCACTAAAGAATATGTTTCAGTCTCATGAGCTTAAAACAAGCTCTTTGTTGCAATTTTAACAAAATGAAGCATATCCTTTCTGTTATTCTGTTACATAATAGATTATCTACTTTTTACTCTTTGGTGGATAAACTGAAATGAGTGATTTTCACAAGTTATAATGTGCGGACGATGAGACTGTGGCTTTAGAACAGAAATATCATCCTATATCATATTACTATACTGCATACCACTGTTTACAGAATGAACAATACTGgctacacacaaaacacagcaggGAATGGGAATGAAACATAGATGGACGTCTTTAGAGCAGCCTTAAGCATAGTTTACAACACAGAGCCCTGTGACAACAGATCTACACAATGAGAAGGCTTTTCTAGCTTCAATATCAGAACAGAGGTGCTAGTGTTGACATACTgttagggctgggcaatatattATAGCGATATCGGGATATGAGACTCACTATTGTCTTTGATTTGGGAAATCTAAATATGGCAATAGTGTTGTCTTTCCCTGGTGTTGAAttctgcattacagtaaagtagGGTGACCAGATCCCAACAAACAAAATGTGGTACAAAGAGTATGCTCGTGTGCTGAATTTAGgcttacattttgatttaatgtctatcaaactaaaaaaacatttatattctgcACCTTAGCTCGTAACATCTGCAGGCCTTGCCCTCTGGTTGAGACTTATGTGTACTGCTGTCGCGTCATATTCCCCCTCAGAAAACAATTCTGAGAATCACCTTCTCCAGGCTTCACCCATTTTTAAGTTGATTCCCAGTCTTTGTTGTAGctgcatttcattttctttgtggTAGTTTCCATCATATTCTGCCAAAATCTGCAAAGCTTGTAATATATGGTGACTCGCAATTTCCCCCGTTGATTTTAACAAAGATGGTGACAGGTTGACCTGCACTTGACCCACGTGTGCGCAGTTTTATTGACATCAAACTCAGCAGCGTAATGACAGTCTTCCTTGCTTTCTTCACTGCCATTGGgtaaaaaaaactgattttaGATAAACCTCTGTCCTGCAGTGgtttgacttttaaaaactAGAGCCAACTAGAGCAGGACATCGTCTCAATATGTGCTTTGCAGTCGTGTATAAAGCGCGACACAAGGTAACTCTAAAGTAAAACCAGACTATTCTAGCTGTtatattatttgcctttacccGCTTAGTCGTTATATCCATATACTTGTGAAAGCACCAATGGTCAACCCTACAATATCACGCGAAGGTATTTGGtcaatatttgattttctccatatcgcccagccctcAGTATGTACTCACTGAAATCACTGCATAAGATTTATTAGGAAATAACTGAGACTGTATGGCTTTAACACACAGGCTTTAAAccttaaaataattaaacattcaTTTTGGCTCTCTGTGCCAATGTACTGACTGAACCAGTTCAAGCAGCAGGGCCACACCGGCTCCACTACATTCATACTTTCAGGTCCCCTGCACTGTGCGGACAGGGTTGTtcattaaactgtgtgtgtgttggggggggggggggggggggggggggctgtgtcTGCCGAGGATCCTTATACTAaggcaaagaaaagcagatCTTAGAACTACATATACAGAAACCCTGCCATGTTATATACAGAACAGATACAGTGTGTCACTGTTAAGAGTgaattttgtcttttttttttctcctgctgCAGGTGGTTTCCTTTGTGTTATTTTGGGAAGCGTGTGTTCAGATCATTTGGGCGGCTACATACAGTTCTGTGGGGTTAGTAGGGCAGTGGTGGGGATTCTTGGCGCTGCAGTGACCCCCGGTGGAGACTTTATGGCTGCAAGGTAAACTGTGTTAAGAACTGGGTGTCAGAGCGCTCAAGAGTCAGACTCTGGCGTGGCGTGCGTGATCGGTGTAGTCGGTGTGGTGGGGCTGATGGCAGCAGTTCTGGTAGCTCGTACCGTAGCAGATGCTTGGAGACAGGGAGTTGGCGTCCAGAGTTTTGGCCCCTCCTGCTGTCAGGCAGGGCCTGCCTGCCGGTGCTGAGGGTGGCGCCTCGCTAGGCTTGGCACCAAGGATGAACCTGGATTCGTCCTGCTCCTCCAGGTTGGAAATGTCCTTCATCATGGTTTTACGGTAGGAGACAGAGAGCTTGTTGGAGCCGTCTGACATCAGGTTGAAGCGACGGGCGATGTAGACAATAGGGAGAGGCAACATGGCCACGATGATGAGAGCAAAGCACATGGTCAGTGCCCAGGGAGGATAGCTCTCGAAGCGTTCCtcagcctgcagacacacacatacagagggTTTATTGattatgtgcacacacacgcacgcacgcacacacacacacacacacacacacacacacacacacacacacacacacacacacacagacacacacacacacactgaccagcTCTTGGATCCAGGCATTGTATCCTGGGGGGCTGATGGCCATCTCGATGACAGTGGCTGAGATGAGCACAATGAGACACAGAGGGGAGACGTACTTCCACAGGTAGAAATAGATTATACATGGTCGGAAACCCAACATGTCCTCCAGATCCTGCATGAACCTGACGGAgaaagaataacaaaaacattacagtGATGACCAGGTGTGTGTTCTCCTCCGttccagttttatttttgtgtttcaaATTTGAGCAAATAGACCTCCAGCCAGTTTTACCTTTTTGTGCCATAAACCCAAGCGACAGACAGATTCTCCAGGATGACCACTATTGTGAGAGGCAGTCCGGCAGAGTAATCATCAAACATGGTGACAAAGTAATTCCCTGAGCGTTGAACGAACAACAGGCCAAGGAAGAAGGCCACAATGCAGcaacacactgaaacaaacCCAGAACCCAGAAGAAACTAAATTAGCACTCCTTCAGAGGACAAGAAGAGACTTTGgtcatggaaaataaaatagttgTATTGGCAGTAAGCCAAACTAATAGTAAACTGTGAGTGTTTTGCATTCAGCACACTCGGAGCAATAATACAAAGCCTAATGCAGCCCAAATGTGCTTTAATGTGGTGCTGAGTAAGGCAGTTTGTAACTACTACTAGCATACAGTGTCCTGTCAGTGGGGGAGGTTTACCTGTGAAAAGCTCCTTATGGACCTTGTAGGTGTCGAGGACAGGTGTGGTGATGCCGGTCATGGTGCCGATCATACTGCCCAGACCGAGGTTGATGAGCATGAAGAAGAACATGACCGACCAGAACGGAGACGCCGGGAAATGAGTCATGGCTTCTGTGAAGGCGATGAAGGCCAGGCCGGTGCCCTGGAcagactgcagagagacaggtcaggGACTGAAATAAGTAACAGGCTGACAGGTGTAAAAAGAGTCGAATACAGAACATGCAAAAGACTCGCCTTGTTGAGCTCGTCCTCCAGCAGACAAGGATCCAGACCCAGCTGGGCGAAGCCGTCCTCTTTCACCGTCTTGATGACCCCGTACATCTCAGCGTAGTCTGATGTGGTGAGATGGGAGAAGTTTACATGTGGCGGGATGAGGTCGTGGCTCAGGACGCTAGAGTTGAGGTATCCCAGGATCTTCTCTGCATTCCTACAGAGATAAAAGAAtcagaataaactttattggTCAAGCATGTTGTTCTATTCAAATTCTGGTTCTcagtttcacacatttaaaggacgatacagacatacagtttaaaaaaatatatatcatatgcaAGCAAGGATCGGACCTTATTCTATATTTACAGGTTGGATTGTTATGTTCATAGGTAGTGCAATAATGTGAATAATACA contains the following coding sequences:
- the LOC115008262 gene encoding LOW QUALITY PROTEIN: sodium-dependent neutral amino acid transporter SLC6A17-like (The sequence of the model RefSeq protein was modified relative to this genomic sequence to represent the inferred CDS: deleted 1 base in 1 codon) — translated: MPKNSKVTQREQSNEHVTESVADLLAHEEPLDYKNSSLTVGGAAGKKIPQIEVPENDGRPAWNSKLQYILAQVGFSVGLGNVWRFPYLCQKNGGGAYLVPYFILLLLIGIPLFFLELAVGQKVRRGSIGVWNYICPSLGGIGVSSLMVCGFVGLYYNVIIGWSIFYFVQSFQYPLPWSECPIRRNGTLAIVEPECEKSSATTYFWYRQTLNTTSTIAESGGLNVKMTVSLLVAWIIVCLAVIRGIASSGKVMYFSSLFPYVVLFCFLVRGLMLKGSVDGIAHMFTPKLEKMLEPKVWREAATQVFFALGLGFGGVIAFSSYNKIDNNCHFDAVLVSFINFITSILATLVVFAVLGFKANIMNEKCVVENAEKILGYLNSSVLSHDLIPPHVNFSHLTTSDYAEMYGVIKTVKEDGFAQLGLDPCLLEDELNKSVQGTGLAFIAFTEAMTHFPASPFWSVMFFFMLINLGLGSMIGTMTGITTPVLDTYKVHKELFTVCCCIVAFFLGLLFVQRSGNYFVTMFDDYSAGLPLTIVVILENLSVAWVYGTKRFMQDLEDMLGFRPCIIYFYLWKYVSPLCLIVLISATVIEMAISPPGYNAWIQELAEERFESYPPWALTMCFALIIVAMLPLPIVYIARRFNLMSDGSNKLSVSYRKTMMKDISNLEEQDESRFILGAKPSEAPPSAPAGRPCLTAGGAKTLDANSLSPSICYGTSYQNAAISPTTPTTPITHATPESDS